GGACCCGCTGGAGCCGGACCTCCCCGCCGTGGCCGACGCCGAGGAGGAGCTCGTCGACGTCGTCACCGCAGTGGTCTGCGCCTCGCGGTCGTCGGCGAGCTGTGCCTTCGCCGACGCCAGGTCGGAGGCCGCCCGGTCGACCGCGGCGCGCAGCGAGGCCCGGTCGAGGACCGCGATGACGTCGCCCTCCTCGACCGTGTCGCCCTGCTCGACGCGCACCTTCGCAACCGTCCCGGCAGTGCCGAACGCGAGCTCGGAGCTGCCGCTCGGGGAGATCGTGCCGGACAGGCTCAGCCCCTGCTCGACGGAACCGGTGGTCGCGCTGACGGTGCGGTAGTCGACGCTGTCGTCGCCGACGGCGCCGTACGCCGCGACGCCCGTGCCGGCCAGCGCGAGCGCCGCCAGCGGGAGCGCCACACGGCGCGAGCGGATCAGCGGCCGCACTGGTCGTCCACCTTGTCGCTGACCCGGATCGTCGCCGCAGTCACGGCGCCGGTGTCGTCGGCGTCGCCCTGCGCCTGGACGCAGCGGCCGACGGTGAGGGCGCTGGCGTCGGCCGCGACCTGCTTCGAGTACGTCGTGTCCGCGCCGACCGTCACGGTGACGTCGCCGTCCTGGCCCTCCACGACGAAGCCGTCGGCAGAGACCGACTTCACCGCGCCGACGGTGCCGAAACCGCCGCCCGGGCGACCGCCGCCGGGTCCACCCGACGGCAGGTCGCTCGGGAAGTCCGACGGGAGGTCCGTGGGCAGGTCCGTGGGTCGCTCGCCGCCGCCGGGGAAGCCTCCGCCGCCGAAGCCTGCGGCGCAGCCGTCGTCGCCGCCCTCGGAGATCGCGACCGAGGCGGCCGTCACCTCGGTGGCCGCGGTGTCGGAGCCGGCGTCGTCGCCGTCGGCCGTGCGGACGACGACGCAGGCCCCCACGGCCACGTCGGCCGGCTTCGCCGCGGCCTGGTCGGTGATCGTGGTGCCGGACGTGACCGTCACGGCGACCTGCCCGGTCATCGGGCTCTGCACCTGGAGCACGTCGCCGTCGACGGCGGCGATCTCGCCGAAGGCGCCCGGCATGCCATCAGCGCCGGGGCCGCCCGCGGGGGCGCCCGATGCGGCGCCCGCCGGCGAGGAGTCGCTGGCGGTGTCGGTCGCGTCGTCGGACCCGCAGCCCACGAGGAGGACGGCCAGCGCGAGGGCGCAGGTCGTCGTACCGAGGGGGCGGGCGGCGCGGGTGAGGTGGGTCAGGGACATGGGTCGGGTTCTCCTCGGGGTGGTCATGTCACTCGCTGCGGAGCGCGTCGATGGGGGTGAGTCGGGCGGCGCGGCTGGCCGGGTACACGCCGAAGCCGACGCCGAGGGCGAGCGAGGTGGCGAGCGCCGCGACCGTCGCGAGCGCCGAGATCGCGACGGCCTGGTCGATGAAGTGCGGCAGCACCTGGGCGCCGATGACGCCGATGAGGACGCCGACGACGCCGCCGGTCAGGCCCAGCAGGGACGCCTCGACGAGGAACTGCCGGCGGATCACGTTCGGCGCGGCGCCGAGGGCTTTGCGCAGCCCGATCTCGCGGATCCGCTCGGTGACCGAGACGAGCATGATGTTCATGACGCCGATCCCGCCGACGAGCAGCGAGATCCCCGCGACGCCGCCGAGCAGGACCGTGAACGTCCGGTTGGTCTCGTTGGCCGTCTCCACCAGCGAGTCCTGCGTGGAGATGGAGAAGTCCGCGTCGGCCGTCGTCACGCCGTGCCGGTTGGCGAGCAGCGCCTGCACCTCCTGGTACGCCGCCGCGAGGGTCTCCTCGCTCACGGCCTCCACGTAGATCGTCGAGACCGTGTCGGACGTGCTGCCGGTGAGCCGGCTCGCCGTGCCCACCGGTACGACGGCCTGGTCGTCCTCGCTCGTCCCGGTCGAGGACGCCCCCGACGAGGTCAGCACGCCGACGACCGTGAGCCGGGTGCCGTTGACGGTGACCGTCTGTCCGACCGGGCTCTGGCGGGCGAACAGCTCCGAGGCCGTGTCGGCGCCGATCACGGTGACCGCCGCACCCTGCGCGGCCTCCTCGGCCGTGAAGAAGCGGCCCGCGGACAGGTCGCGGCTGCGCACGTCGAGCCAGGCGGTCGTCGTACCGACGAGGGAGGTGGTCCAGTTGGTGTCGCCGCTGACGAGCGAGACCGAGCTGGAGGTGGTCGGCGCGACGGCGGCGGCGTCGGGCACGGCCTCGGGGTCGGCGATCGCGGTGGCGTCGGCGTAGGTGAGCGTGGAGGCCGACCCGAAGCCGCCACGCATCCCCGAGGAGTCGGTGCTGCTGCCCGGCGAGACGATCAGCAGGTTGGACCCGAGCGCGTCGATCTGGTCCTCGACCTCCTGCTGCGCGCCCTGGCCGAGGCCGACGGTGAGGATCACCGACGAGATGCCGATGACGATGCCCAGGACCGTCAGCGACGAGCGCAGTCGGTGGGACCGGATGGCGGCGAAGCCGGAGCGGAAGGTCTCCCACCAGCTCATCGGGCGACCACCCCAGTCGCGAGGCGGTCCTCGGTGATCAGGCCGTCGTCGATGACCAGGTTGCGCCCGGCACGGGCCGCGACGTCGGGCTCGTGGGTGATCAGCACGATCGTGCGCCCCGCGGCGTGCAGCTCGTCGAAGAGGCCGAGCACGTCGTGGGTCGAGCGGGAGTCGAGGTTGCCGGTCGGCTCGTCGGCGAGCAGCAGCGCGGGCTCCGTGACCAGCGCCCGGGCGACGGCGACCCGCTGCTGCTGGCCGCCGGAGAGCTCGCCCGGGCGGTGGTCGAGGCGCTCGGCGAGGCCGACCCGGGAGAGCGCGGCCGCGGCCCGCTCGCGACGCTCGGCGCGCGAGACGCCGGCGTA
Above is a genomic segment from Nocardioides aromaticivorans containing:
- a CDS encoding DUF5666 domain-containing protein; the encoded protein is MSLTHLTRAARPLGTTTCALALAVLLVGCGSDDATDTASDSSPAGAASGAPAGGPGADGMPGAFGEIAAVDGDVLQVQSPMTGQVAVTVTSGTTITDQAAAKPADVAVGACVVVRTADGDDAGSDTAATEVTAASVAISEGGDDGCAAGFGGGGFPGGGERPTDLPTDLPSDFPSDLPSGGPGGGRPGGGFGTVGAVKSVSADGFVVEGQDGDVTVTVGADTTYSKQVAADASALTVGRCVQAQGDADDTGAVTAATIRVSDKVDDQCGR
- a CDS encoding ABC transporter permease, with amino-acid sequence MSWWETFRSGFAAIRSHRLRSSLTVLGIVIGISSVILTVGLGQGAQQEVEDQIDALGSNLLIVSPGSSTDSSGMRGGFGSASTLTYADATAIADPEAVPDAAAVAPTTSSSVSLVSGDTNWTTSLVGTTTAWLDVRSRDLSAGRFFTAEEAAQGAAVTVIGADTASELFARQSPVGQTVTVNGTRLTVVGVLTSSGASSTGTSEDDQAVVPVGTASRLTGSTSDTVSTIYVEAVSEETLAAAYQEVQALLANRHGVTTADADFSISTQDSLVETANETNRTFTVLLGGVAGISLLVGGIGVMNIMLVSVTERIREIGLRKALGAAPNVIRRQFLVEASLLGLTGGVVGVLIGVIGAQVLPHFIDQAVAISALATVAALATSLALGVGFGVYPASRAARLTPIDALRSE
- a CDS encoding ABC transporter ATP-binding protein yields the protein MIELEGVRKTYRSGSVEFEALRGIDTSVQPGEYVAVIGPSGSGKSTLMNLLGCLDVPTEGRYVLAGDDTSSLDEAALAAIRNRRIGFVFQQFHLLPSMTALRNVELPLVYAGVSRAERRERAAAALSRVGLAERLDHRPGELSGGQQQRVAVARALVTEPALLLADEPTGNLDSRSTHDVLGLFDELHAAGRTIVLITHEPDVAARAGRNLVIDDGLITEDRLATGVVAR